atcgaggaattactggaagagtctgacgaaattaacaacagtatcatagctccaccaaaaatgttttggttatcacgtaaatcttttaacgtcctatctagtgcctccagcgacctcttgtgggccattgtgcattcgtcccaaattatcaatttgcatacttggagagtcttcgccatagcgctatttttggcaatgttgcaaactggcgtttcgttgatatgcatgtttaatggtaattttaaggctgaatgtgcagttcgtccgccttctaataaagttgctgctattccagatgaagccaacgctagggctacctcattttgcgatcggatctttgctaatagcaatgaaattaggaacgttttcccagtaccctcaggagaatcaagaaagtaaatccccccagacccactgtttacagcttgtgttaaacgatcgtaggcaatcctttgttcttcgttcaattgcggaacagttgtgcgaactgcttcggtcatagcttgagtatcgtactggagttctctttgcaactcatggtttaatgcatcttgcatagcacgattgggtgctgtcaggcccaaacacgacaatactttatttgccatcaacaaacacatatcttctattatgatcaatgtgtcattgtaaatctctgccgtaatttccaatgtaggattcaaagtttcacaacgcacgcgatgcaacacatcctcagacatgtcatccctatatttcatccacaaatcattcggatttgaggggaaacatgtcgatattttaatcgcaaacagtgtgcgaatttgatgcggcgatgaagatatcacggaatccttgagcgtatcatcccaatgcgaatcgttttcaagcaaccgtaataattgacacgcctaacggtaagtcgcacacagatgtccatcaactgttcgcaattgttgaaaagatgtcggaccaggaacattcaccaatagcaatctaagataataacattcatcgttattaggatgtacttaatatatacggcctataggtgttttgtcggctcttattacaatattatggctgtctgatggcatccgatgccgtgccattttgaacatcttcactaattcattattctcgtgaagaaatgtttgctgttgttggacaatgattcgcttgacggttggattttgaccacaacgtgtatcaacttccacatcttgattgcccataaaataaatttgcaaaaatttatgatctgcatctggcactagcagcattgcccccagtaggtgatgaatttgtccttgtatctgtaattgtttaagaactggttaaattaattgtgatacaaataggaattagaatttcactaaaacaattatggtatactaccttgaaagtaggcatgacCCCGTCTTGTACTAcatgcgttgcaccaaacgatgtcatttggaagcaattattaggGGTAATCATAATCcggtgcaaatggtcttgcaaatgcaaatttcggtgcaagtgcaaaatatttttacaccatgttcttaaacaaaaacaaattgcatgTGTTTTGCAAATGCAACACTGTTATGCAAATGCTACACTCAACCCCTATTGTATATGTGCAAATTAGTATAGCATTTCAAACAGCTGATTtcttttgcatacatatttgtttcgaTTTTTGGCACGTCaggaaaaatttttggtaagaaaagtaatttgaaagaattaacaatttaaaacttaataaaactatttacaGCAAAATGAGcgataaaaaagtgaaaagggaGCGACCGAACAAAAAATGGACGAAGGAAGAAATCAACAAGCTTTTGGATTTTTTGGAGGAAGCAGATGAAATTGAGGTAaacattttaagaattttgaactgtataaatgcttatttatttacttttattaggCTCCAAcagcacaatttttttacaaaaaatgcatTCAGGTTAAGGGGATCGAAGCCACGTGGGACTTGCTGCGGTGGAAGGTACGCCACCTAAAAAGTACATTCAATAAAGCGAATGATTATCGCACCTCAACTGGCGCTGGAATTGATGAAATGGATGTGGGCGTTGGCAGTTTTGAAGGTAAATAATAAGAATTGAAAGTGCTTTGGAAACTTAAATGATTAAATCTTTTACAGACAAAATTGAGAAAATGTGCCCCCATTACAATcggctaaacaaaattttcggagCTAAATCGCATGCGCAAAATAATTTCTGCGCTGTCGACACGCTTATCGTG
This DNA window, taken from Bactrocera neohumeralis isolate Rockhampton unplaced genomic scaffold, APGP_CSIRO_Bneo_wtdbg2-racon-allhic-juicebox.fasta_v2 ctg1027, whole genome shotgun sequence, encodes the following:
- the LOC126766411 gene encoding uncharacterized protein LOC126766411; the encoded protein is MSDKKVKRERPNKKWTKEEINKLLDFLEEADEIEAPTAQFFYKKCIQVKGIEATWDLLRWKVRHLKSTFNKANDYRTSTGAGIDEMDVGVGSFEDKIEKMCPHYNRLNKIFGAKSHAQNNFCAVDTLIVQSTISAYQFAIQSCLSTAIYRLASPSTSNITTNNLSTSNITANSLAASSSTANSFAATTPTWG